The genomic window GATGCATAAATTCAATTGTTTCCGCCCCCCCGTTGCTTGCTTCACCACCAGAACCATTTGAACACCCTACTGCAAGAAGTGACACTAAACTACAAGTCGACATTAATGTAATCGCTTTCTTTTTGTTCATGATCTTCCTCCTTAACGTATTTTGAGATGGTGGAACGAATGTCAAAATTAGAATAGCATGCAAAACTTAGTTTGTCTAGTAGATAAACTAAGTGTATAATGAATAAATAAAGTATCATTTTCGATGGCGTTTCGTGTTTTCGTACATTATAGTGTACCTAATAGTACTCGTTATCTTGAAGGGATTGATTTTTTGATTAAGACGTACAATCAGCATGTAGTGAAACAGCGAAACAAGTCCATTATCTTGCAACTCATTAAGGAATCTTCCCCGATTTCAAGGGCTGATATAGCAAATCAAACTGGCCTCAACAAAGGAACTGTTTCATCGTCCGTTAGTGAACTTCTTGACAATGAACTCATACTTGAATTAGGTCCAGGCTTATCAAATGGCGGACGCAAACCCGTTATGCTGTTGTTTAACCAGGAAGCCGGCTACTCAATCGGGATTGATATTGGCGTTAACTATATTCTTGCGATTCTCACGGATCTACAAGGAACAATTGTTTACGAAAAGCAAATTGATATTGACGAGTTCCCATTTCCAACGGCAACACAAGTCCTTTTCTCTTTAATTGATGAGTTACTCTCTGTTACGCCTAAAAGTCCGTACGGGGTTATTGGGATTGGGATTGGTGTCCCAGGCATGATAAACAAAGATGGTGAGATTTTACTTGCTCCAAACCTGAATTGGAAAAACGTCACGATTAGTAAGCTCGTCGAAGAGAAGTACAATATTCCTGTTACGATTCATAATGAAGCCAACGCAGGTGCTTATGGCGAAAAACGATTTGGTGCTGGTCAAGAGTACCGAGATGTTATTTATATCAGTGTGGGCATCGGGATTGGTGTAGGGCTTATCTTAAATAACCAACTTTACCTAGGACAACACGGACTGTCAGGTGAGCTTGGACATATGACCATTGATAAAGACGGACCTGTTTGCACCTGTGGAAATAAAGGGTGTTGGGAACTATTCGCTTCAGAAAAAGCGTTAGTACGTAAAGGAAAAGAAGCTGGGCTGACCCCTCTCAACCAAAAATCACTTTCACTCGAGACCATTGTCCAATTGGCAGAAAAAGGCGACGTACAGACCATTGAACTTATTCAACTCATTGGAAAAAATTTAGCTATCGGTATTACGAACATTATTAATGTCTTCAATCCTGAGCAAATTATCATTGGGAACCGCCTAGCTGTTTTGCACAAGTGGCTTTCAGATGACATTATGGCTCATCTCGAACAATCGTCTCTGTCAAATCAAACATCGGCTACGCAGCTAC from Shouchella hunanensis includes these protein-coding regions:
- a CDS encoding ROK family transcriptional regulator codes for the protein MIKTYNQHVVKQRNKSIILQLIKESSPISRADIANQTGLNKGTVSSSVSELLDNELILELGPGLSNGGRKPVMLLFNQEAGYSIGIDIGVNYILAILTDLQGTIVYEKQIDIDEFPFPTATQVLFSLIDELLSVTPKSPYGVIGIGIGVPGMINKDGEILLAPNLNWKNVTISKLVEEKYNIPVTIHNEANAGAYGEKRFGAGQEYRDVIYISVGIGIGVGLILNNQLYLGQHGLSGELGHMTIDKDGPVCTCGNKGCWELFASEKALVRKGKEAGLTPLNQKSLSLETIVQLAEKGDVQTIELIQLIGKNLAIGITNIINVFNPEQIIIGNRLAVLHKWLSDDIMAHLEQSSLSNQTSATQLQFSKLEKRSAALGVAAFSSEHFINHFLEHN